A genome region from Mesorhizobium sp. B2-1-8 includes the following:
- a CDS encoding HAD family hydrolase: MTPDLVIFDCDGVLVDSEVLSVSALLGMIDLAGGSLSEDAAYEHFLGKSMKSVREILGRDFGLEITEQHLTAMRVDLMRKFREELKPIPGVKEMLPKLGLPYCVASSGTLERIRYALDVTGLLTLMEPHLFSAAMVARGKPAPDLFLHAAVAMRAQPRNCLVIEDSPTGVAAARAADMRVFAFTGGAHAGNPGLKARLASTEPDSIFADMLQLPDLIAGLGARVRAS, from the coding sequence ATGACGCCGGACCTGGTCATCTTCGACTGCGACGGCGTGCTGGTCGACAGCGAGGTGCTCTCCGTCTCCGCCCTGCTCGGCATGATCGACCTTGCCGGCGGCAGTCTCAGTGAAGACGCCGCCTACGAGCATTTCCTCGGCAAGAGCATGAAGAGCGTGCGCGAGATCCTTGGCCGCGACTTCGGCCTGGAGATCACCGAACAGCATCTCACCGCCATGCGCGTCGACCTCATGCGAAAGTTTCGCGAGGAGCTGAAGCCGATCCCTGGCGTCAAGGAGATGCTGCCGAAGCTCGGCCTGCCGTACTGCGTCGCCTCTTCCGGCACGCTGGAACGGATTCGTTACGCGCTCGACGTCACCGGCCTGCTCACGCTGATGGAGCCGCATCTGTTCAGCGCCGCCATGGTTGCCAGGGGCAAGCCGGCACCGGATCTTTTCCTCCACGCCGCTGTCGCCATGCGGGCGCAACCGCGAAACTGCCTCGTCATCGAGGACAGCCCGACCGGTGTCGCTGCGGCGCGCGCGGCCGACATGCGCGTCTTCGCCTTCACTGGCGGCGCGCACGCCGGCAATCCGGGATTGAAAGCGCGGCTTGCGTCGACCGAACCGGACTCTATATTCGCTGACATGCTGCAATTGCCCGATCTGATTGCAGGCCTGGGAGCGAGAGTTAGAGCATCTTGA